The Parabacteroides sp. AD58 genome includes a window with the following:
- a CDS encoding carbon-nitrogen hydrolase, with translation MKVGLVQQKNTADIPANIQKLQDNIRKVAAMGAELVVLQELHNGLYFCQTENTELFNQAEPIPGPSTETFGKLAKELGIVLVLSLFERRAPGLYHNTAVVLEKDGSIAGKYRKMHIPDDPAYYEKFYFTPGDLGFEPIDTSVGRLGVLVCWDQWYPEAARLMAMRGAEMLIYPTAIGWESTDTDEEKKRQLNAWITVQRGHAVANGLPVITVNRTGHEADPSGQTNGIQFWGNSFVAGPQGELLAEFTNDQEEVRVVEIDKSRSENVRRWWPFFRDRRIDAFDGLTKRFLVK, from the coding sequence ATGAAGGTAGGATTAGTACAACAGAAGAATACGGCGGATATTCCGGCAAATATTCAGAAATTGCAGGATAATATCCGGAAAGTAGCTGCCATGGGTGCCGAATTAGTCGTGTTGCAGGAACTGCACAACGGACTTTATTTCTGCCAGACGGAGAATACGGAACTGTTTAATCAGGCAGAACCGATACCCGGCCCTTCAACAGAGACATTCGGGAAACTGGCAAAAGAATTAGGAATCGTGTTGGTTTTGTCGTTGTTCGAACGTCGTGCTCCGGGCTTGTATCATAATACAGCCGTTGTTCTGGAAAAAGACGGCAGCATTGCTGGTAAATATCGGAAGATGCACATTCCGGATGATCCGGCTTATTACGAGAAGTTCTATTTTACGCCGGGTGATTTGGGCTTTGAACCGATAGATACATCTGTCGGCCGGCTGGGTGTTTTGGTTTGTTGGGATCAATGGTATCCGGAAGCAGCCCGACTGATGGCCATGCGTGGTGCCGAAATGCTGATTTATCCGACAGCGATCGGCTGGGAGAGTACAGATACGGACGAAGAAAAGAAGAGACAGCTGAATGCCTGGATTACGGTGCAGCGCGGTCATGCGGTAGCGAACGGACTTCCGGTAATTACGGTGAACCGGACGGGACATGAAGCGGATCCTTCCGGACAAACCAATGGTATTCAGTTCTGGGGTAACAGCTTTGTTGCCGGACCTCAGGGGGAATTATTGGCAGAGTTTACGAATGATCAGGAAGAGGTTCGTGTCGTAGAAATCGATAAAAGCCGGAGTGAAAATGTACGTCGCTGGTGGCCTTTCTTCCGGGATCGCCGGATCGATGCTTTCGACGGACTGACAAAGCGTTTTTTGGTTAAGTAA
- a CDS encoding ABC-F family ATP-binding cassette domain-containing protein, with the protein MISIDGLTVEFGGSTLFQDISFVINEKDRIALMGKNGAGKSTLLKILAGVREPTRGKVSAPKDTVIAYLPQHLMTEDGRTVFEETAQAFAHLHEMEAEINAINQQLETRTDYESDEYMQLIERVSALSEKFYSIEEINYDADIEKTLLGLGFEREDFNRQTSEFSGGWRMRIELAKLLLQKPDVLLLDEPTNHLDIESIQWLEDFLIESGQAVVVISHDRAFVDHITTRTIEVTMGRIYDYKVNYSQYLQLRKERREQQQKAYDEQQKFIAETKEFIERFKGTYSKTLQVQSRVKMLEKLELLEVDEEDTSALRLKFPPSPRSGSYPVILEDVSKSYGDKTVFRHVNLTIERGDKIAFVGRNGEGKSTLVKCIMKEIEHEGKLTIGHNVMIGYFAQNQASLLDENLTVFQTIDDVAKGDIRNKIKDLLEAFMFGGENSAKKVKVLSGGERTRLAMIKLLLEPVNLLILDEPTNHLDMKTKDILKQALLDFDGTLIVVSHDRDFLDGLVTKVYEFGHQRVTEHLEGIYEFMQRKKMENLRELERKN; encoded by the coding sequence ATGATTTCAATAGACGGACTGACAGTTGAATTTGGGGGAAGTACACTTTTCCAAGATATTTCTTTTGTGATTAATGAAAAAGACCGGATTGCCTTAATGGGGAAAAATGGTGCCGGAAAATCTACTTTACTCAAAATTTTGGCAGGTGTCCGCGAACCTACTCGTGGAAAAGTTTCTGCACCCAAAGACACGGTGATTGCCTATCTGCCCCAGCATCTAATGACGGAAGACGGACGCACCGTCTTTGAAGAGACGGCGCAGGCATTTGCCCACTTGCACGAGATGGAAGCTGAAATCAACGCCATCAACCAGCAACTCGAAACCCGCACTGATTATGAATCGGACGAGTATATGCAGCTCATCGAACGGGTTTCTGCTTTGAGCGAGAAGTTTTATTCGATTGAGGAAATCAATTATGATGCCGATATCGAAAAGACCTTGTTGGGTTTAGGGTTTGAGCGGGAAGACTTTAACCGCCAGACCAGCGAATTCAGCGGCGGATGGCGAATGCGTATCGAACTGGCCAAGCTGTTGCTGCAAAAGCCGGATGTCTTGTTGCTCGACGAGCCGACCAACCATCTTGATATCGAATCGATCCAATGGCTGGAAGACTTCTTGATTGAAAGCGGACAAGCGGTGGTTGTCATTAGTCACGACCGTGCCTTCGTCGATCATATTACGACCCGCACCATCGAAGTGACGATGGGACGTATCTACGATTATAAGGTAAATTATTCTCAATACCTGCAACTCAGGAAAGAACGCCGCGAGCAACAGCAGAAGGCCTACGACGAGCAGCAGAAGTTCATTGCCGAAACGAAAGAATTCATCGAACGGTTTAAAGGGACTTATTCCAAGACCCTGCAAGTACAAAGCCGGGTAAAGATGCTGGAAAAGCTGGAACTATTGGAAGTAGATGAAGAAGATACATCGGCTTTGCGGCTGAAGTTTCCACCTTCACCACGTTCGGGTTCATATCCGGTCATTCTGGAAGATGTCTCGAAAAGCTACGGCGACAAGACCGTATTCCGACATGTCAACCTGACTATCGAACGGGGTGACAAGATTGCTTTTGTAGGACGCAACGGTGAAGGAAAATCAACCTTGGTCAAATGTATCATGAAGGAAATCGAACACGAGGGGAAACTGACGATCGGACACAATGTCATGATCGGTTATTTTGCCCAAAACCAGGCATCGCTGCTTGATGAAAACCTGACAGTATTCCAGACGATTGATGATGTGGCCAAAGGAGATATCCGAAACAAGATCAAAGATTTGTTAGAAGCCTTTATGTTTGGTGGCGAAAACTCGGCAAAGAAGGTGAAAGTCTTGTCGGGTGGCGAACGTACCCGCCTGGCCATGATCAAACTCTTGCTTGAACCGGTGAATTTACTCATCCTCGATGAGCCGACCAACCACTTGGACATGAAGACAAAAGATATCCTGAAACAGGCGCTGCTCGACTTTGACGGAACGCTGATTGTCGTATCGCACGACCGCGACTTCCTAGACGGACTGGTAACGAAAGTCTATGAATTCGGTCATCAGCGTGTAACCGAACATCTCGAAGGTATTTATGAATTCATGCAACGCAAGAAAATGGAGAATCTGCGGGAGCTGGAAAGAAAGAACTGA
- a CDS encoding TonB-dependent receptor domain-containing protein, whose protein sequence is MNKLCMLLTLCLWCAISYAGQADYQVKGRLVDAESGAVIDFADVFLFRTGENQPVKQTFPDKQGIFGFTDVSDESYTLMVRLVGYDVYASQPLAVTGQARIDLGDVRLEPLETGLAEVEVVAEKRQLVYKLDKKVVEASSNMMGSGGSAVDILENTPSIRVDAEGEVTFRGSSGFLVYIDGKPSVFTGTQALEQVPAGHIENIEIITTPSAKHDTDGDVGIINIITKKHSQKGWSGMVNLSGSTWLSRHVDFLLTKQNDRSRWYIGGQWTDRLRKSDFDQEKTTVVGDQTTISHSIGPRTGDSYHYTMKGGWSLELPKTSIKVDLEGGYGGNKRRGDMKYQETRIIKDAEPVTEYYNSIDDYDNDENIGLGSFVVEHRFNQEGHKLSASGYYKYGGNALEYFFNDLNDLQGNRQQGHRAYEAEHRETLRANLDYALPFQNIGKLEAGYQYYSYLEDGDYKMEWWNPETQSFYWRDDIYNTFYFQEGVNSIYAILSGAWKGLEAQAGVRGEHTHTVLRSSVPGADRTKNRFEFFPSVHLGYTFPNDHRLLFSYSRRTTRPQLYYMEPYITYRDFYTAEIGNPDIRPEYINSFEMNYRKAFGENTVSATLFHRSRKDKIERLRVPYMAGVTLDSMANVGHDYSTGLELSVALHPVRWWNTTVNGNIYHYQVKNELSAGGKSESSTNYDILWNNLFALGKYTRLQLDGSFVGPSVTTQGRTDSYWYANVAVRHQLFDRKLTLTLAFKDIFRSACYVSDIQTADLRSLTKIKPKYPQILLTISYTFNSFKAKATQENDDRNEMFEGIKH, encoded by the coding sequence ATGAATAAATTATGTATGTTGTTGACCTTATGCCTGTGGTGTGCCATTTCGTATGCCGGACAGGCCGATTATCAGGTAAAAGGTCGTCTGGTCGATGCGGAAAGTGGAGCCGTCATTGACTTTGCGGATGTGTTTTTGTTCAGAACCGGCGAAAATCAGCCGGTTAAGCAGACTTTTCCTGACAAGCAGGGAATATTTGGTTTTACAGACGTATCAGACGAGAGTTATACTCTGATGGTTCGTCTGGTCGGTTATGATGTCTATGCGAGTCAGCCTTTGGCGGTTACGGGGCAAGCTCGGATTGATTTAGGAGATGTGCGCCTTGAACCTTTGGAAACGGGCCTGGCAGAAGTAGAAGTCGTGGCCGAGAAACGCCAGCTGGTTTATAAGCTGGATAAGAAAGTGGTAGAAGCCTCATCGAATATGATGGGCAGTGGCGGTTCGGCTGTAGATATTCTGGAGAACACCCCGTCTATTCGGGTGGACGCTGAAGGCGAAGTTACCTTCCGGGGCAGCTCCGGTTTTTTGGTTTATATTGATGGAAAGCCCAGTGTCTTTACCGGAACACAGGCCTTGGAACAAGTACCTGCCGGACATATCGAGAATATAGAGATCATTACAACGCCTTCTGCCAAACATGATACAGACGGCGATGTAGGTATTATCAATATCATCACGAAGAAACATTCGCAGAAAGGATGGAGCGGCATGGTGAATCTGTCGGGAAGTACCTGGCTCTCCCGGCATGTGGATTTCCTGTTGACGAAACAGAATGACCGCTCGCGCTGGTATATAGGCGGGCAGTGGACAGACCGTTTGCGGAAGAGTGATTTTGATCAGGAAAAGACAACCGTGGTGGGCGATCAGACGACGATTTCGCATTCCATCGGACCTCGTACAGGAGATTCCTATCATTATACGATGAAAGGCGGTTGGAGCCTGGAACTGCCCAAGACTTCCATCAAAGTGGACCTGGAAGGAGGTTATGGCGGTAATAAACGTAGGGGAGACATGAAGTATCAGGAAACACGTATCATCAAGGATGCGGAGCCCGTTACCGAATATTATAACAGTATTGATGACTATGACAATGATGAAAACATTGGCTTAGGCAGCTTCGTGGTAGAACATCGCTTTAACCAGGAAGGACATAAGCTGTCGGCCTCCGGTTATTATAAATATGGCGGTAATGCTTTGGAATATTTCTTCAACGACCTGAATGACTTGCAGGGAAACCGGCAACAAGGTCACCGGGCTTACGAGGCAGAACACCGCGAAACCTTGCGGGCGAACCTGGATTATGCCTTGCCTTTCCAGAACATCGGAAAGCTGGAAGCCGGCTATCAGTATTATTCTTATCTGGAAGATGGGGATTATAAAATGGAATGGTGGAATCCGGAAACGCAAAGTTTCTACTGGCGGGATGATATTTATAATACCTTCTATTTTCAGGAAGGAGTGAATTCTATTTATGCCATTCTTTCGGGAGCCTGGAAAGGGCTGGAGGCGCAGGCCGGAGTACGTGGCGAACATACGCATACTGTTTTGCGGAGTTCTGTTCCGGGTGCCGACCGGACCAAGAACCGCTTTGAGTTTTTCCCATCGGTTCACTTGGGTTATACATTCCCGAATGATCATCGGCTATTGTTTTCTTATTCCCGTCGTACCACGCGTCCGCAGTTGTATTATATGGAACCCTATATCACATACCGTGATTTTTATACTGCCGAGATCGGAAATCCGGATATTCGTCCGGAGTATATTAATTCGTTCGAGATGAATTACCGGAAGGCCTTTGGTGAGAATACGGTTTCTGCCACGTTGTTCCATCGCTCCCGTAAGGATAAGATCGAGCGGTTGCGTGTTCCCTACATGGCAGGTGTGACTTTAGACTCGATGGCAAACGTGGGGCATGATTATTCAACCGGTCTGGAGTTGAGCGTAGCATTACATCCGGTCCGCTGGTGGAACACGACGGTGAATGGTAATATCTATCATTATCAGGTAAAGAACGAGTTGTCGGCAGGCGGAAAGAGCGAATCGAGTACGAATTATGACATTTTGTGGAATAACCTGTTTGCATTAGGTAAATATACACGACTGCAACTGGATGGAAGTTTTGTTGGCCCTTCCGTAACGACACAAGGAAGAACCGATTCCTATTGGTATGCCAATGTGGCTGTCCGGCATCAGTTGTTTGACCGGAAACTGACGTTAACCCTGGCCTTCAAGGATATTTTCCGTTCGGCTTGTTATGTGAGTGATATCCAGACGGCCGATTTGAGGTCTCTGACGAAAATCAAGCCCAAATATCCGCAGATACTGCTCACGATCAGCTATACGTTTAACAGTTTCAAGGCAAAGGCTACCCAAGAGAATGATGACCGGAATGAAATGTTTGAAGGCATCAAGCACTGA
- a CDS encoding Abi family protein, whose protein sequence is MEIFTKRYSSPEELVRRLKSRGLVIDNEQRAEAYIINIGYYRLSAYMYPYLSIPKTNHIFKSEVSFDNILDLYRFDKKLRVLLFNEIEKIEIAFKEAVANITAQMTGDIFWMTNSKYFKNQVVYSKTYSLIEAEYNKSTEDFIKHFRCKYMDPFAPAWMLSEIIPFGITIQLYRNLMDQRIRKQISKRFYLQPQALESWMTTIALTRNACCHHSRVWNKVNSIIPADAKKMIRPWITIPVAKNRIYFNICMIKYFMNIISPNNDFKAKLNNLFVRFPQIDLNAMGFPLGWEREPLWV, encoded by the coding sequence ATGGAAATTTTTACGAAAAGATATTCTTCTCCTGAAGAACTTGTACGGCGTCTTAAATCACGAGGATTGGTAATTGACAATGAGCAACGTGCCGAAGCTTATATAATCAATATTGGATATTATAGATTGAGTGCATATATGTATCCATATTTGTCAATACCCAAGACAAACCATATTTTCAAAAGCGAAGTCTCATTTGATAATATATTAGATTTATATCGTTTTGATAAGAAATTGAGAGTACTATTGTTTAATGAAATTGAGAAGATAGAAATAGCCTTTAAAGAAGCTGTAGCTAATATTACTGCACAAATGACAGGTGATATCTTTTGGATGACAAATTCGAAGTATTTTAAGAATCAAGTTGTTTATAGTAAAACCTATTCACTTATAGAAGCTGAATATAATAAGTCTACTGAAGATTTTATTAAACATTTCAGATGTAAATACATGGATCCTTTTGCTCCAGCTTGGATGTTATCTGAAATAATTCCATTTGGCATAACTATTCAGTTATATAGGAATCTTATGGATCAACGCATCAGAAAGCAGATATCTAAAAGATTTTATTTACAACCGCAGGCTTTAGAGTCATGGATGACAACAATTGCACTTACTCGAAATGCCTGTTGTCATCATTCCCGTGTATGGAACAAGGTTAATTCTATAATTCCGGCTGATGCCAAAAAGATGATACGCCCTTGGATTACTATACCCGTTGCTAAGAATAGGATTTATTTTAATATTTGCATGATTAAATATTTTATGAATATAATATCTCCTAACAATGATTTTAAGGCTAAATTGAATAATTTATTTGTTAGATTTCCTCAGATAGATTTGAACGCTATGGGTTTTCCTCTTGGTTGGGAAAGAGAACCTTTATGGGTATAA
- a CDS encoding agmatine deiminase family protein — MQTTGITFPAEWYPQSAVQLTWPHEDTDWAPILDEVVACFVEIAREIMKREKLLIVCQNEDEVRSQLGELDETRVRFVEMPTNDTWARDHGGISVFDTFGPTVYDFVFNGWGLKFSAGKDNQITRNLFHEGVFADRIQPANMAPFVLEGGSIESDGQGTLMTTAECLLSLNRNEYMQREEIENHLKDIFGLSRVLWIENGFLVGDDTDSHVDTLARFCREDTIAYVQCTDPADVHYDELQAMEEEIKAFRQLNGEPYKLIALPMADEVIWEGERLPATYANFLILNGAVLLPFYNSPKDEIARKALQEAFPDREIVGINCLSLIKQHGSLHCVTMQYPEGFIE, encoded by the coding sequence ATGCAAACGACAGGTATTACATTTCCTGCGGAATGGTATCCGCAGAGTGCGGTACAACTGACTTGGCCGCATGAAGATACAGATTGGGCACCTATCCTGGACGAGGTAGTCGCATGTTTCGTCGAGATTGCCCGGGAAATCATGAAGCGTGAGAAACTGCTGATTGTATGTCAGAATGAAGATGAGGTGCGCAGTCAGCTGGGCGAACTGGATGAGACGCGCGTTCGTTTTGTTGAAATGCCTACGAATGATACATGGGCAAGAGATCATGGTGGTATTTCCGTATTTGATACATTCGGACCAACGGTCTATGATTTCGTATTTAATGGCTGGGGATTGAAGTTTTCGGCAGGAAAAGATAACCAGATCACCCGGAACTTATTCCACGAAGGCGTCTTTGCCGATCGGATTCAGCCGGCCAATATGGCTCCGTTCGTACTGGAAGGCGGTAGCATCGAGTCGGATGGACAAGGAACCTTGATGACAACCGCCGAATGCCTGCTGTCGTTGAACCGGAATGAATACATGCAGCGGGAGGAAATAGAGAATCACCTGAAAGATATCTTTGGATTGAGTCGTGTGTTGTGGATTGAAAATGGATTCTTGGTGGGCGATGATACCGACAGCCATGTGGATACATTAGCCCGTTTCTGCCGGGAAGATACGATCGCCTATGTACAATGCACTGATCCGGCGGATGTGCATTACGATGAATTGCAGGCGATGGAAGAAGAAATCAAGGCATTCCGCCAGCTCAATGGTGAACCTTACAAACTGATCGCCTTGCCGATGGCAGACGAAGTGATTTGGGAAGGCGAACGCCTGCCGGCTACGTATGCCAACTTCCTGATCCTGAATGGAGCGGTATTGCTTCCTTTCTATAATTCACCGAAAGATGAGATCGCCCGGAAGGCGTTGCAGGAAGCATTCCCGGACCGGGAAATCGTCGGAATCAATTGTTTGTCGTTAATTAAGCAGCACGGATCTTTGCATTGCGTAACCATGCAGTATCCGGAAGGCTTTATTGAATAA
- the recQ gene encoding DNA helicase RecQ, with product MKELQQLLKKFFGYSEFRPLQAEIIQHILQKKDALVLMPTGGGKSICYQLPAIYLPGITLVISPLIALMKDQVEGLIANGIPAASLNSMMSDSEQQQVKQLCIQGKIKLLYISPERVKAEADWFLPRLDISLIAIDEAHCVSHWGHDFRPEYTQLAILKERFSKVPVVALTATADKVTRTDIIEQLRLDNPQVFISSFDRPNLSLTVRRGLNKKEKIKSIVHFIRQHRDQSGIIYCMKRSDTEMLAEELSLFQIKATAYHAGLSPQKREQAQDDFIHDRVDVVCATVAFGMGIDKSNIRWVIHFNMPGSIENYYQEIGRAGRDGAKSDTLLFYSMSDLIVLRQFAEESGQVEINLEKLNRMQRYCETDICRRRILLSYFGEEVEKDCGNCDVCKNPPLRFDGSILVQKALSAVVRTQQQIGIEMLIHILRGAARAELTEKGYHLIKTYGAGRDLSYVEWKEYIYQMIQLGFLEIDYAHANRLKVTPLGTKVLYGKTTAQLTKYMPPEPEKKKTKASTGKKGFKAQPIRPIESESVDEVLWDALKQLRKQLADRESRPAYHIFTDDSLEDMVAQKPITLGDFNQIRGVGQIKLEKYGRVFVSLIRFVLKLPKLEG from the coding sequence ATGAAAGAATTACAGCAATTGCTTAAGAAGTTTTTCGGTTATTCCGAATTCCGTCCGTTGCAGGCCGAAATTATACAGCATATTCTGCAGAAGAAAGATGCGTTGGTATTAATGCCTACAGGAGGCGGCAAATCGATTTGCTATCAGTTGCCTGCCATTTATCTGCCAGGCATTACCTTGGTTATCTCTCCGCTGATTGCTCTGATGAAAGACCAGGTAGAAGGACTGATAGCCAACGGTATTCCGGCGGCATCGCTAAACAGCATGATGAGCGACAGCGAACAGCAGCAGGTCAAGCAACTCTGTATTCAGGGAAAGATCAAATTACTATATATCTCGCCCGAACGGGTAAAGGCAGAAGCTGACTGGTTCTTGCCCCGACTGGATATATCGCTGATAGCCATCGACGAAGCTCATTGTGTATCACATTGGGGGCACGACTTCCGACCGGAATATACCCAATTAGCGATTCTGAAGGAACGCTTTTCCAAGGTTCCTGTCGTTGCGCTGACTGCGACAGCCGATAAAGTGACCCGCACGGACATCATCGAACAGCTTCGGTTGGATAATCCCCAAGTCTTTATTTCTTCTTTCGACCGGCCAAATCTGTCGCTTACAGTCCGCCGCGGACTCAACAAGAAAGAGAAGATCAAATCGATCGTCCATTTTATCCGCCAACATCGTGACCAGAGCGGAATCATCTATTGCATGAAACGAAGTGACACAGAAATGCTGGCCGAAGAACTGTCGCTGTTCCAAATCAAGGCAACCGCTTATCATGCAGGATTATCGCCCCAAAAGCGGGAACAGGCACAAGATGACTTTATTCATGACCGGGTAGATGTAGTCTGCGCGACGGTTGCCTTCGGTATGGGTATTGATAAAAGTAATATCCGTTGGGTGATCCATTTCAACATGCCGGGAAGTATTGAGAATTATTACCAGGAAATCGGTCGTGCCGGACGAGACGGAGCCAAGAGTGATACCTTGTTATTCTACTCCATGAGCGATCTGATCGTCCTTCGTCAGTTTGCCGAAGAAAGCGGGCAGGTGGAAATCAATCTGGAGAAACTCAACCGGATGCAGCGGTATTGTGAAACGGATATCTGTCGCCGGCGGATTCTCCTCAGTTACTTTGGTGAAGAAGTAGAGAAAGACTGCGGTAATTGCGATGTATGCAAGAATCCTCCGCTTCGTTTTGACGGAAGTATTCTAGTACAGAAAGCACTCAGTGCCGTAGTCCGCACCCAGCAGCAGATTGGTATTGAAATGTTGATTCATATCCTCCGAGGAGCTGCCCGGGCCGAATTGACAGAGAAAGGTTATCACCTGATCAAGACGTACGGAGCTGGTCGCGATCTGTCGTATGTGGAGTGGAAAGAATATATCTACCAGATGATTCAGCTCGGATTTTTAGAAATCGACTATGCTCATGCCAACCGGCTAAAGGTTACACCACTCGGAACGAAAGTTCTATACGGGAAAACAACGGCCCAATTAACCAAATACATGCCGCCGGAACCAGAGAAAAAGAAGACAAAAGCAAGTACCGGGAAAAAAGGATTTAAGGCACAGCCGATTCGTCCTATCGAGTCTGAATCGGTAGACGAAGTTTTGTGGGATGCCTTAAAGCAGCTCCGGAAACAACTGGCCGATCGAGAATCGCGTCCGGCATACCATATCTTTACAGATGATTCACTTGAAGACATGGTTGCTCAAAAGCCCATTACATTAGGTGATTTCAATCAGATCCGGGGTGTCGGGCAAATCAAGTTAGAGAAGTATGGCCGCGTATTTGTTTCCCTTATCCGTTTTGTTCTAAAGTTACCGAAGTTAGAGGGATAA
- a CDS encoding DUF3575 domain-containing protein, with translation MIKRLLFGSLFCAISFLATAQIDLQKEKGAVVGLKTNALYWATATPNLGLEFRLARHWSLDVEAGLNPFTGKKDDGSFGKSIKHFRVHPELRYWFCETFHGHFLGLHVPYLIYNVSDIKWLGTENERHQGWGTGAGISYGYSWVLGKHWNIEATLGVGYLYLESDKYPCANCGTKIETVKKHYVGPTQAAVSAIYLF, from the coding sequence ATGATAAAACGATTACTATTTGGAAGCCTTTTTTGTGCTATATCTTTTTTGGCCACAGCACAAATAGACCTTCAGAAAGAGAAGGGAGCTGTAGTGGGCTTAAAGACCAATGCTTTGTATTGGGCTACAGCAACTCCAAACTTGGGGTTGGAATTTCGCCTTGCCAGACATTGGAGCCTGGATGTGGAAGCCGGATTGAATCCTTTTACAGGTAAAAAAGATGATGGCAGTTTTGGAAAATCCATTAAACATTTCAGAGTTCATCCCGAACTGCGCTATTGGTTTTGTGAGACATTTCATGGGCATTTCTTGGGATTACATGTGCCGTATCTGATCTATAATGTATCGGACATTAAATGGTTGGGTACTGAGAATGAACGCCATCAGGGCTGGGGAACAGGTGCCGGCATCAGTTATGGATACAGCTGGGTTTTAGGCAAGCATTGGAATATTGAAGCCACTTTAGGTGTCGGTTATTTGTATCTGGAATCAGACAAATATCCGTGTGCAAATTGCGGAACTAAGATTGAGACTGTCAAGAAACATTATGTAGGCCCTACGCAGGCAGCTGTCAGTGCGATTTATTTATTTTAA
- a CDS encoding M48 family metallopeptidase yields MKYVGIQTQQSRNNVRSLFLLCLFPCLVVGLTYLFCFLLHYLSMSDDQTDMSVVILYTNDMFLHVVPYVIGGVLIWFLIAYFANTSIIRSATGAIPLERKDNKRVYNLVENLCMSQGMKMPKINVIDDDSLNAFASGIDERTYTVTLSRGIIDKLNDEELEGVIAHELTHIRNHDVRLLIISIVFVGIFSMIAQICMRWVYYSSWAPRRRDEKGNGVIVVMLLALLVAAIGYLFATLMRFAISRKREYLADAGAAEMTRNPRALASALRKISADPDIEAVNRADVAQLFIQHPGKQAMGFLDSLNGLFATHPPIEKRIQILEQF; encoded by the coding sequence ATGAAATATGTCGGAATTCAGACACAGCAGAGCAGGAACAACGTGCGGTCGTTGTTTCTGCTCTGTTTGTTTCCCTGCCTGGTGGTGGGGCTGACTTACTTGTTCTGCTTTTTATTGCATTATCTTTCGATGTCGGACGACCAGACGGATATGTCGGTGGTCATTCTGTATACGAATGATATGTTCCTGCATGTTGTTCCGTATGTTATCGGAGGCGTACTGATCTGGTTCCTGATTGCCTATTTTGCCAATACGAGTATCATCCGTTCGGCTACGGGAGCTATTCCGTTGGAACGCAAGGACAACAAGCGGGTCTATAACCTGGTGGAGAATCTCTGCATGAGTCAGGGAATGAAGATGCCTAAAATCAATGTGATAGATGATGATTCGCTGAATGCATTCGCCAGCGGTATCGACGAGCGGACTTATACCGTGACGCTTTCGAGAGGCATCATTGATAAACTGAATGATGAAGAACTGGAAGGAGTTATCGCACACGAGCTGACGCATATCCGGAACCATGATGTCCGGTTACTGATTATTTCGATTGTGTTTGTCGGGATCTTTTCGATGATCGCACAGATCTGTATGCGGTGGGTCTATTACTCTTCATGGGCTCCGCGCCGGCGTGATGAGAAAGGAAACGGCGTAATCGTGGTGATGCTGCTGGCTTTGCTGGTGGCGGCCATCGGCTATTTATTTGCTACCCTGATGCGGTTTGCCATTTCCAGAAAACGAGAATACCTGGCTGATGCCGGTGCTGCCGAGATGACAAGGAACCCGCGTGCATTGGCAAGTGCCTTGCGGAAGATTTCGGCTGATCCGGATATAGAAGCCGTAAATAGGGCCGATGTTGCCCAGTTGTTTATCCAGCATCCGGGCAAACAGGCGATGGGCTTTCTGGATAGTCTGAACGGTCTGTTTGCAACCCATCCGCCCATTGAAAAGCGGATTCAGATACTCGAGCAGTTTTGA